A window of Amaranthus tricolor cultivar Red isolate AtriRed21 chromosome 8, ASM2621246v1, whole genome shotgun sequence genomic DNA:
ttgacttataagaaggtaaactatttcggtttagagtcttgtttgatattgcatgatattgattgtatgactctgatagtaaggtaacgtcgaaccatggaccggcatgtaaaatcccggcgtccgtgttagccggcacgtaaaatgcggtgtcagacagggggtccgagaaaaacccatcctgtgaagtctcgagcataacagtattgagaggagtgacgactcccaccacagttagggatTAGGattacggtcctcacctaaccagacccttacatatatcagtggtcattattgttgtaatcttgtgatgtgctatgatggtaaagctatgaggcttaattgaacttgattaaataagcattaaggttaccaagtatttagtagtagtaatgaacttctgcaagcattgagaatgtaacttaatggcttagtaaaggtcaataatgagtaataaccttctatattgtgcttgatgattattttgtaagcatgatttaactatcgcatcataagcttattgagaaaattgtactcggctttatcgctgaccgatttaatcggctgtcatccgtattatggatggcagtattttgcaggaaaaaaaattagctcaggtttcgatccaggccgcaactttaattattctatcgaggacttagcttcaatgattttacttgatgactatattgtacttatgtttttttttatcgtatttaagtaaaccttattttatattttctcagttgtaagatttttttttttacttatgttttgaacgatttttagttcaaatggtttttagcagttcggcgttttacacttccgcattatttatcttaagtataattattaatgttaattatgtatcgagagtgccgctcctgctacacgtggtatcagagctaaagttactcgaatctTGGAATTTTAGTTCCATGTGAAAGGCTCGATAGCCgactaaaaaaaaatgaaaaaaaaaattcaaatgaatttattttcaaaacaagtcttcctaaaatttctatttattttctatgtgcttatgtgattatgtgtaaaattacgtgccagattaattaagttaatgtgaaagttagtcacatgtttaaaattttttttaagaaatggcgtaacttcatccgatcacgaagctagagttcgagagctagaagcacaactagctcggatggaaaggacaaatgagcgactgatcaccctcatggagaatcaggctcaagaggccaatgacgacgggaaatactttaagaatatggCATATATTCGACCGCCGCAATACGACGGAGAAGCTGATCCGGTTCGCTTCGAGAATTGGCTCGCAGAGATGGAGAAACTTTTAGAGGTCATTAACTGTCCAGCGCACCTAAAAGTAAAGCTGGCTTCCTTCTACCTATCTGGTCCAGCAGAGTTATGGTGGCGTTCTATCAAGGCCACTATGACTGATACCTTTTGGGATGATTTCTTTATAACTCTTCGTCAACAATTCTATCCTCCATCACTCCAACGGAAAAAGAAGAATGAGTTCTTACATCTTCGTTATGGTCTTATGACCGTGATTGAATACAGTTGTAAGTTCAATGAGCTGTCTCGATTTGCTTCTGACATTGTAAGCAAAGAAAGTGTTCGTGCATCCCGCTTCTTCGagggtcttaatcttaagatccaaaagggGATTGGGAAGTATTCTGACTTTCGAGATCTCTACGACCAAGTGCTTGAGTATGAAAGGATCCTTGACAAGGaggacaacaccaacaaaagaaaatttggtgGAGGCAACAACAACACAGGAACAAGAGGCCAACCAATTGGGATCGCAAGCCGTTCCAAAcaacaacttcaacaagagtcacagtttggaagtgtcgcttatgtggtaaggatcaccgaggtcgttcatgcactgggaagatcatctgcttcaaatgcaaaaaggagggtcatgtttccactaactgccgagaagggatccagttgggagctagtagtactggtaattatggagctcctagttcttcgggaaatgttcagagtattgcagctaggaggactgccggtttgcacgctattagcaaccatgtagacaatcttcatcaggcatttgagggtaaggtcatttctggtcactttgtcgtaggagactctttggctcatattctttttgattcagaAGCTGATcgatcttttatctcttcttctttccttcataaatcctctatctctcttgaacctcaaaaatttaatttccaaattctattacctgacggttcaccattcctatgtgaccgtatctttcctaatttcccttttaagatttcggacaaccatctacctgccgatttaatagtgtttgagttaggtacatatgatattattttggggatggactggttgggacgtcatcatgcggagattttgtgtaaagagaagatcgttcgggttaaggctccaagtggagaatgtttgattaggaAGAATTCTGTGTTTCCCATTCAGACCATTTCTATAATTCAagccattgagatgattaaacatggagataagggatatttgtgttttattgctagtagtgaggagaaaatcaagttaagtcttgaggaaaccccaattgtttgtgattaccctgatgttttccgtgaggatctacctggtttacctccaaggagagaggttgactttcatataaatctaattcctgatgctacccctatctctaggactccgtaccgttttgctccagctgagttagccgaattgaaaaagcaattagatgagttattggagaaaggttttatccgagctagtgtgtcaccctggagagcccctgttctgtttgtgaagaagaaggatggaacgatgagattgtgtattgattatagggagattaataagatcaccattaagaactgttaccctttgcccaggatagatgatttgtttgatcagataagaggcgctcaggtgttctcgaagattgatttaaggtctggatatcatcaattgaggatagccaaggaggatgtttctaaaacagcatttcggacccgatatggacattatgagtttttagtgatgccatttgggttaacaaatgcacttgcagcatttatggatttgatgcagaggtatcttcgtccttatttggataaattcgtggttgtttttatcgatgatattttggtatattcaaggagtagggaagaacatgaagaacacttgagaatgattctagagcttttgagaaaagagaaattgtatgggaagtttagtaagtgtgagttttggcttgaggaaatttcttttctaggtcatatggtgtctaagggtggaatttctgtagatcctgagaagattaaagcaataacggactggccgatccctagaaatgtgactgaagttcggagctttttaggattagctgggtactataaaaaatatgttgaaaacttttctaaggttgctcgtcccatgtttaagctgttgaagaaagggatacgatttcagtggaatgagaggcacacaattgctttcgaggaattaaagaaaagacttactaccgcccctgttttagcaatgcctgattgtagcaagccattcgaggtctattgtgatgcttcattcgaaggtttaggttgtgtacttatgcaagaaggaaaggtcatagcttatgcatcgaggcagttaaggccacatgaggtgaattaccccatgcatgacattgaacttgctgcagtgatctttgctttgaagttgtggagacattatttgtatgggttaccgtgtaagatctacactgatcatcaaaatttgaggtatgtcttcaaccaaaaagaattgaacatgcgccaaagacggtggcttgaggttatttaggattatgatcttgaaattgtgtaccaccctgaaaaagcgaataaggtagctgatgccttgagtaggagaccgagagtgtctgtgaatgccataatgtctgtaccatgggagttgtatcgtgagatgcagagtttgggattagagatttgtagtcgacacgaggttggtcagtatttgggagcaatgactatacaacccactttgtttgatcgtataattgaggcacaacttgaggatccagagattgttgagttgatccatagagttgagaaaaatgagactgatgcttttgagttaggagaaagaggagagttgaggatgaacggtagattgtgtgttccaaatcaatttgaattgaagaatgagattctgaaggaaggtcatcaaagtttatttcatttgcatccaggtcgagataagatgattgaggagataagagagatattttggtggaaaggtctaAGGAAAGATGTCTCTGATTTTGTGTCTAAGTGCCTAGTCTGCCAGAGGGTAAAGTTTGAGAGACAAAAGAGTTCAGGGTTGCTTCAACCGTTGCCTGTCCCAGATTGAAAATGGGACTCGATTTCTATTGACTTTGTGGTAGGGCTGCCAAGGACCCAGCGAgggaatgatgttatttgggtcattgttgatagattgaccaaggtcgctagatttgtgccaatgaagaatacttggggggccaagcaattagcatatgcctatgtccgagagattgtcagacttcatggtgttccgaggactattgtttcggatagggatccgaagtttttatcgaggttttgggaaaagttgcaggaagcttttgggagtaagttgtgcttgagtactgcttttcatcctgcgactgatggtcaaactgagagaactattcagactttagaggatcttttgagatgttgtgtgttggactttgagggttcttgggaagataaattaccgatggtggagttcgcctacaacaacagtttccaatctagtattaggatggcaccgtatgaagctctttatggaaggaagtgtcgagtacctttgtgttgggatttgatggataggaccattcccgaaggtccagatgtgattcaggaatccattgatgctttgaagattgttcaacagaacatgagagcagcacagagccgacaaaagagttatcctgataatcgtcgaaagatgttgcaatttaaggttggcgacaaggttttcctaaaggtttcacctacaaggggtgtccagcgttttggagttcgaggaaagttgagtccaaaatttattggaccttttgagatcctaaggagagtcggggaagtttcttatgagttggctttacctccaagtttagcaaaagttcataatgtgttccatgtttcacagttgaggaagtatgttcatgatccgtctcatgttctagctcacgagccgcttttgattgaggagtctctggtgtatgaggaacgaccaatcaggatcttagatacccgagtaaaagagttgagaaattcgaggattccattggtcaaggttttgtggtcaaaccacggggttgaagaggcaacttgggaaaaagaggtcgacatgagagagcgttatcctaacctttttggtaagtcctagtttcgggacgaaactatctaaagggggaaagagttgtaacaggctcaatTTCTtgatcttaatcttccgattaattattccaaaatttcttttcgaattcctaatcctttggttatctaattcaaatcacctttaattcctaaaccttattccgatttttgtaatttcttccaaatattaaacttaaatatatatatattcttaaatttctttataagcactaaaataatattttattatttttatactacgaaaagtaaaattttaatattatatttacggttttattaaaacgttacgtttaaatttcgttttcttaaactaactttactacttatcattttaactttacaactttaatttaattattttatacctaaaaattaactatatttttcttattaactttaagtatagttttaactaaaattttctaagtaaactatcataatcaaaccttaatcatactttcccattaatctaaaacatttcactagtataaactagaaaaaaaatttgatgaaccaaaatcctttttatatcaatccataatgttcatcacttacacaagctatcatcatttccttacacaagttaaccttcttctacactccaaactcttacacatccacttacacactccaactcttacacatccacttacacactccaactcttacacattcacttacacactctaaatcacttacacaagttaaccttctttttcatacaatcttatgaactaaaacgttgcccaaaacccattataaatacccctccttagccatgagatcacttgcacccccatcatcaaatctttctaccattctttcttatatcttcacttcattaacatcttactaactttataccctttttatttgttgaagaatcaaatgaagatggagcttgatcttatcacttcttaagctaataatcatcaacttttaaaaagtcaagtattatcttttggagcttggatatcattttcttttgggtaattgaagatctacttctttgaagcttggaaccttgaagactttctcttttggagcttatttccttaagttcttattttcctattattattctcttatttggtttagcaccaccttcggaggaaaatggtacacattttcttaactctctcgttatgtgatatttatttatggttactcgataatataaaagcatgatcaacatgattttattttagtcatttaaactttatatggtaatattaaagtcatatccagtttagtgatattttcgtcaaaacaataatacttttaggacactcgaaaaaaaaaagtcatatatatggaaatttttgattaatatgataatatatatatatatatatatatatatatatatatatatatatatatatatgaattttattagttaaataaacttatgtgtttaaaatgattccatatcatcttggtattttgataaatttttaatcggtttattggtaaaatagtcaaacaaatttgttaaaatgcttagcattgtttttcttgaaaactcatttcatatagattttggacccttaataacttgtcggattatgttatttttatagtgatgatagatccgttttactattttactggttatttgataaaatatgttattaagtacttagaaatattacccttgactgttatgattatttatgacacaataatgacttagtttagcctcaggatttttagtatagctacgaaaatttgttatttaattaatattaatttattagatactagtaatttgtttctattaaaagggtagaattgtcaaatttttgactagtggaagtttgacttataagaaggtaaactatttcggtttagagtcttgtttgatattgcatgatattgattgtatgactctgatagtaaggtaacgtcgaaccatggaccggcatgtaaaatcccggcgtccgtgttagccggcacgtaaaatgcggtgtcagacagggggtccgagaaaaacccatcctgtgaagtctcgagcataacagtattgagaggagtgacgactcccaccacagttagggatTAGGattacggtcctcacctaaccagacccttacatatatcagtggtcattattgttgtaatcttgtgatgtgctatgatggtaaagctatgaggcttaattgaacttgattaaataagcattaaggttaccaagtatttagtagtagtaatgaacttctgcaagcattgagaatgtaacttaatggcttagtaaaggtcaataatgagtaataaccttctatattgtgcttgatgattattttgtaagcatgatttaactatcgcatcataagcttattgagaaaattgtactcggctttatcgctgaccgatttaatcggctgtcatccgtattatggatggcagtattttgcaggaaaaaaaattagctcaggtttcgatccaggccgcaactttaattattctatcgaggacttagcttcaatgattttacttgatgactatattgtacttatgtttttttttatcgtatttaagtaaaccttattttatattttctcagttgtaagatttttttttttacttatgttttgaacgatttttagttcaaatggtttttagcagttcggcgttttacacttccgcattatttatcttaagtataattattaatgttaattatgtatcgagagtgccgctcctgctacattACCATTCctgaaaaattgttgaattGCCTCAACTACATCATTACCAAAAATAGCCCAGGAGGCCTTATAGAACCTGCTATTGTATCCATCCAGACCCGGGCTCTTGGTATCAGGGATACTCCATAACGCAATCTTGATTTCCTCTGGCGAGAAAACAAGAGATAGTTGCTTGTGATGATCATTCTCTAACAAAGGCCCTTCTCTAATGATATTCATGTCAATTCGTCTCCGGCATTTAAGATAATTACACAGAAATTAATGGTAGAAGTTAATAAAAGACTCTTGTATCTTTGTGAGATCAGGTACAGGAGCCCCATTGTCATGAAGGAGAAGAATTTGATTAACAATTTTCCTTTGTTTGATACATTGATGAAACTAACGTGAATTCTCATCCTCGAATTTCAGCCAACTCAATTTGGCTAGCTGGCTAATGTAGGTACTAAGATCATTCTTGGCCTTTTTAAGCCTATCAGCAACTGCACACTCTAGTGATGAGAGCATTGGATCATAAGGGTGCATATGTAGCTCATTTTGAAGATTACGAAGATCATTTTCTGCTTGCAACACCAACGCTTGCAGATGATTTGCTTAGAATCGATCTTTCAAAATAGGTTTCAGACGCTTGAGCTTccctgagatttgataacttcGACAGCCTTGAACAGTGTTACCCCAAACTTCAGAGACACTATCAATAAAACCCTCCTGCTCAGCCCAATGGTTGAAAAACTTAAAAGACTTCTTTCCCCTTGGATGTTTGAGGATTTGCATTAGCATGGGTGTATGATCGGAAGTCCCTTCGGTTAAAAAAGACACTTCCACAGaaggatattattattattattattattattattattattattattattattattattattattattactattattattattattattattattattattattattattattattattattatttttgaaaattattaactaatataatatattaattaaatgtttattaatttaacttattaatttaataattataattttgaaatgtttattagtttatatgtatgaattgtattatttgttaataatttatattattaaatttttattaaattaatataattaatgtaattaaaattaatttaatagccTTTTTAGTGTCGAgaatttattaatgttaattaagtAATTGTTTCCAATCATGAAttgatatgttaattaattattattttttattcatgtaaTTAACTTAacgtaatattttattatttcacaaaaatatatctcaatctccccaacacccacgaatatgaaACAAACGCCTcttctcgcatcaaacaaaacgcaaccaagaagttgtgattggttggcgtcattccaattatTTCACAAAGCGTCcacttttatttgtttgtttgttttatacgtTGTATCTTTCAACACAGCATAGGACAACGTACGTATCATCTAGATGGATGCAGGATTTGCAATTAACAATCTATTCAATAGCCTTTTACTATCTaagtctgtccaaaccacgtaattgcccttcaccaggacacaccctcacCGGCCAAGGTATTTCCCATGGTtgacgactacttcctacaatcataaatttacacccacatgttctacttttagaaccaggtcgggcagtattTTCTAGGTTATGCAattcacccctaatattaccatagcggtgacatttTAAGTACAAATTAACTTTAGAACGTCCATCTTTTTGTTTATacgaagcacgtgtaaattgaaaaccaattcctATTGCTATCTCATCGGCCCAAGCAAGTAATttatctacagaatcaaatttcctatccgtaacaaatctatcagagtaatctacattgtcccctaaattttcaaagtcctgcaaatgtaaaataatttttcaaacattaataaatagtatgtaaattataataatcaatataaatattacgttactttaaaatataaaataaaacatagattaagttaataaaatgttaaataaataaacattaataataaaaatttaaaataaataataattaggtttaataattaaaaaataaaaatattacatataaataaataatcatttagtttaataattaaaatttcaaataaattaacaataacaatacaaaatattaaataaataataattaggtaaatataatatatataaattataaaataaaataatttactacaacatatattatataataataataaaataaaaaataatttaaataaataagagaaataaaattcaaaaaaatatatatataaggggaGGAGTCGCGCGCGACTAGGTTGCGGGTGGGTCGCGTGAAACGCGCGACTGGACCGCTGTTCATGCGACCCACCCGCGGCCTAGTCGCGTGTGACTAgtgttcttccttttttattttttttttgaaaaaattcgaatcgattaattacttacTGAATCGTATTCATGCTCATTTTGGTTCGACATTGTGATTCGATTTCaagttttagcttgttttagttTAGAAAGTGTCTtcagagagtttttagagagatattagagtttttaaattcaaaaattatattgaaGCAATTTTGCAAAATTTGTTATATAAAAAATGACGATAATATAAAAACGGTGACGAAGTTTAATAATACTATTATTTTAGTGACCTGCCTACGCTTTCCTGTGGGTTCTTATCTTTCTTGTGAAAGCACTCCTATCAATCAGACTACCACTAAAGAATATATAATGATGTTCACgttttgttgttgaattttcATCTTCTCCTAGATCTAGTTTCACGATTcgagttttgtttttttatcaaaaatgtATTAGATTACATATTATGGGCCTCAATGCTCGGTTTAAGCTTTTAGTTAAGgtccataatatattatatattctctaacaaaattttcatCAAATGAAACTGTTTTACGGTTAGACAATTTTTATTGTGATGGCCTAATATATAGTGTTAGAGTTATCACTtttaactttaaagtgatcacttataatcttaaaatgtttaattagagaaataagttaattatataaattcgtCTCATAATAAGACGATCTTATAAAAAATTGCATAGATTTGGTCCAATTTTATGCCTTTCAACAagttaattttctttctttttatatattaataaaaagattaatttataaattgtaagtaccataaaaaatataaccCCTCCCTCTCAGCCCCTCCCCTCCTCTGTGCAGAGACGAAgtaaaaaattgacaaatttattGAATACATTGTGTAATatcaaagattaaattattatattttcaaaCAACTTTGTATCATTATACAcctaacatatacttcctcttaaatttaataattgctACAATTCCCCTAGCAAATACTATTCATCAAtgatcttatttggtatatatttttttcatgtataatgtaaaatataatcaattgggatcttgttagattcgtcttaaagaatattttcataatattaacttttaagaattttttatcatatgaaagtaaagatattaaagattaaaatcgtgcattggatagcgtgaaaaacaaaagtacaacaattattaaaaattagagaAAGTATTACGTAATACAATATTGAGGCCTCTAATTTTTTAGGCCCTGTGCAATCAAACATATTGAACATGCTTTTCCATGCCTTTGTGACCTGTGACTTGTATGTAACCTGATGACAGTCGCATGTAATAAATGACGCAAGAATTGATAGGGGTTGTAGATTGGGGTTTATGTTGTTGGGGTTAAAGGTGCTTGGGGTGGTGGTTTATGGTGTTGCTGGTGTTTGGTAGGTAGTTGGGGTTTGTCAGAATAGGGAGAATTATGCATGTGGtttttagaaataataattaatgattaTTACTTTCTCCCTTCCTTAAACTTGTTCCCACAAGGAATTAGTACggtaataaagaaaataaaatcttttacatGATGAATACATTATTTTAGAAC
This region includes:
- the LOC130821626 gene encoding uncharacterized protein LOC130821626, producing MAYIRPPQYDGEADPVRFENWLAEMEKLLEVINCPAHLKVKLASFYLSGPAELWWRSIKATMTDTFWDDFFITLRQQFYPPSLQRKKKNEFLHLRYGLMTVIEYSCKFNELSRFASDIVSKESVRASRFFEGLNLKIQKGIGKYSDFRDLYDQVLEYERILDKEDNTNKRKFGGGNNNTGTRGQPIGIASRSKQQLQQESQYRSPIVMKEKNLINNFPLFDTLMKLT